TGTACTGCTGGTGGCAGAGAATCACAGTCTGGATGGCGTCCAGGAGCGTGGTCTTGCCCACGCCGTTATTACCGGACAGGACCGTCAAACGGCCGTGCAGGGGGATCAAGCTGCAGGGGAAGAGCTGGTAGCCGATCAGGAGCAGATCCCGGGCCCAGATCGGATCAGGACTGAAAAAGGGCAGGTTCATTCGTCCTCCGCCGTGTCGTCGCTGTCATCGCCTTCCGGTTCGGTCTCGAACCCGGCCCATAGGGTTCTGACCACACCGAGCAGGTCGGCCGCATCGCTGCCCTGATGCAGGAGCGCGTTGCGGCTCACTTCCAGAAAACGTTGCAGACCCGGCAGACGGTACACCTGTAGATCCCGCCACTCCGCCCGGACTGAGGGTCGCAGCTCGACAAAGCGGTAGCGGGCCAGCTCGTTCAGAAAAGTGCGGATTGCGTCGATCATCCTGTCGCGGTTCTGCTCCGTCTCGGCCCGCTGCCGGCCTCGCCCGCGCACAGGCAGGAAGACCGGGACCAGCATGTTGAAATCGAAGTTCGAAAGGATCCGCCCTGCCAGGTCGGCAGCCGGCACCGACTCCTGGCCATCCACGCCTTCGGTCACGAAATGCCAAGCCAGAAAGATGCCCAGGAAGGTCGCCCCGCGACTGAGTCGATCGGCCTTGATCTTCCCCCACTCGGGCTTGAGGTAGAAGAAGCTCTCCCCGCCCAGGTCGCTGCGACACAATCTGTACCCCAGGAAACTAAAGAAATCTTCCCAGTCCGACTGGTTGCGGTCCAGAAAACGGAACTCGGGCCCCATAAAGGGGTCGATATGCTCTCCGCGCTGCAGGCTGTGGATGATGCGCCGGGACAGCGCCGGCGAGGCAAAGAGGACATTGCCGTCGCCCTCGTCGGGCATGGGATCTTGAATCGGGGCGTCAGACATGGGGCGTGTCCAGGATGACGGGTTGCATGAGAGTGGGCCCAAGAGCCTCCCACGAGGAATCGGCAGCACGGACCAGGACGGCGGGCTTCCATGCCGGCATGTCATTCAACAGATACCATAGGGCCAGGATTTCGGCATCGGAATCGACCGCGTCCGGGGCCAGAAGGCTTCGGATCCACGCGGCAAGGGGCCTGGGCGAGAAAGGGGTGGAACTCCATTGTCTGCGAGCTTCATCGAGAAATTCGCTGCGCCACGGTGCCTGAATGTTCCTGACCGGCTCGGGAACAAAGGCGGACAGTGCCGCCAGCGCCGCCGGGTCGAGGGTGACAGGGGCCAGGTTCTGGGAAGCGCCGAACTCAAGGCTGATGGCGCACGGGCGGTTCTGACCGACCACGGGCATGCTTAAGGGTTCGCTCAGAGCCAGGCGCAGCAGGTCGAGCTGCAGCCGACCCAAAGCGTCGCGGCGGGACAGGGAGCCTACGAAAGACTGGTAGGAGACGCACTGCCGCACGAACCGGATGAGATTTGCGAGCATGCGCTCGATGCGGTGGCGCATCCCCTCCAGAAAATCCAGCGCCCGCCCGATGGCGGTGCGCAGATCGGGCTCGGAAAAACGGTCATGGCATTCCGACAGCGCAGCCATGAGCGGCATGTAGGCAGAGCCGTCCTGGACCGCATCAAGCAGCTCGTCCAGATACTCGCGCCCCTTGCGTACTGCGGCCAGGGCTTCCTCAAAGGCCTGTTCATCCTGCCCGCTGCCGAGGCGCTTGGCGGTCTGCTCCTGATCGAGAAGCCCTTCTTCAATGGCTAGGAGCTTGTACTCGATCTTTTCTCGAATGGTGCCATGGAAGAAATGGGTTAGCCACTTGGCAAGCTCCGCAGGATCACCCTGCCCCATCTCCTGACGCAGGGAAGCATGGGCCTGGTTCAGAAGAGTGCACAGGTCCTCGCTACCAAAGTCGGCATCTTCCAAAAGATCCCGGGCCAGGCTTCTCCCTAGGCGAGTCAGGCAATACTCCTGCGCCCGCGAATCCGTCACCGACGTCCGCACCATCCTGAAACGCACCAGCCGGTCAATGACCTGGGCCGGCTGGGAGACGTCATCCTCCATGCCGAGTTGTACTGCGGCATGGGAAAGCTGCTGCCGCAGTTCGCGGTCGGAGATCCTCGCCGCCTCCGTGGCCAGTTCCCTAAAATACAGCCAACCAACGAAAAGCAGATCCTGCTTGGAGAGCTCCAACCCCCGCGGAAAGCGGTTGCCGAGATTGCTTAGCTTGAAGATTACGTCCTGCTGCTGCATGCCGACAGGAGATATACGGATTGCCGGGCGGGGTCCACCTTACGAAGCCGGGCTTGAAATGATTGATGAGTAATCTCGAAGCTACGTTCCTCCATACCAAATAACCAAGGGAATAACCGCAAGAACTGAGTGGTCCGAAGTTTCCCGGCAGGTCATTCCCTACGGTGGCACAAACTTCCGTAAGACAACCCCTTCTCTCTACCAACCTTGACCCTTCAAGCGAAAAATATTCCTACCACCGACTCGACTTCGATTATCGTTTTCGCCAAGAAGATCAGCAAATCCTGCCGATAAAAACTTCAAAATAAAATTTCTCCATACTTTTCAAATAGTAGAAAACAAAAATCCTCAGAGCAAATAGCCTTCTCATTTCGCGGTCACAATGAGCAACGTTGGTTTCTTTGTTGCTACTATAACAAAGCCCATTTTCTAATTTTTTTACGACTAAATAAGCAGGGTCGGTAACACTTGTCACTCACCATCAATCACAACCTGATGGCTATCAATACCTCCAGAAACCTGTCGAAGCACTACGGGAGTCTTGGCGTATCAACCAGAAGGCTGTCTTCAGGGCTGAGAATCGGGACTTCGGCAGACGACGCCGCTGGTCTTGCCGTTCGTGAAATGATGAGAGCCAACATTGCCAGTCATAGTCAGGGAGTGAGGAATGCAAACGATGCCATTTCGATGATCCAAGTAGCGGATGGCGCTCTTCAGGTCATCGACGAAAAACTGATTAGAATGAAAGAGCTGGCCATACAAGCTGCAACAGGCACGTACACTGCTGACCAGAGAGCGATCATAAATGATGAATTTCAAGCCATGAAAGCTGAAATTAATAGAATTGTTGATTCAACTGAATTTAACGGTATAAAATTAATTGCGGGAAATAAATATGCCTCTAGTCAATCTCAGAAATCAGAAGACGATATATCAACAAATTTAATGCTTCATATAAATTTCAATGAGGGAATTGAGGATGTATCTGGCAATGGATTTACATCTAATTCAGTCGGAACAACTCTCACTCCAGGAGTTGAAGGTGAAAATTCAATAGAATTTAACTCAACGAACAGTAGTCTTGATACAAATTTTGGAATGACTGGTGACAAATTCACAATTCAACTTTGGTTTAATGCACAATCATTCGGTCCAGATATTTCGCAAATTTTTACTTCAAATGCGCCAGCTGGAAAGAGAAGATATGAAATACAATTGACACCAACAGGTAATGTTGAAATTTGGTATTCGAATAATGTATTCACAAATCATGTTGTTACGCCAAGCCCAGTGTCTTTAAATACTTGGCACCTCTTGACAAACACATATGACAACGGAGAGTACAAATTATACCTAGACGGAGCTGAGTTAATTACTAGAAACGTCGGAAACGGCAATGTTGCATTCCTGGCCAACACGTCATTCGGATATGACCCGTATCAAGCTATTCATAACTACGAAAGATTTGACGGACTGATCGATGACGTCAGAATTTACAACAAAGCATTAAGTCCTAGAGCAATAGAAGAATATTACGGATTAAGCGGTAACATTGAAAATTCTGTTGAGTATGAAAAAGATGATGTAAATAAAATTATTGTTCATTTTGGACCAAGTAATGATAACTTAGAAGATTACTATGCAGTAAAGATACCCTCTGCAACAGGAGAATGGCTAAAAATTGAAAATCTTTCACTGACGACACAAGAAACAGCACAAAATTCACTAGATAAAATCACAGAAGCAATAATCTACAAAGACAAAATCCGCGCCTCACTTGGCGCAACGCAAAATCGGCTTGAGAACACCGTTACCAACCTTCAAATCCAGGCAGAAAACCTTCAGGCCGCTGAGTCCCGCATCTCTGACGCCGACATGGCAACTGAAATAACAGAGTTTGTAAAAAGTCAAATCCTGACTCAATCGGCAACGGCGATGCTGGCCCAGGCCAACGCCCTTCCGGAAATGGCACTGCAACTCATTCAAGGACAGGGATAAACTATAAAACAACAGATTGGTCTACGACACGGTGAACGATGCTCGGAAGTCGATCATGATACATGGATGACACAATCAAAAGTGGCCGCATTCACGGTTGGGCAAGAAAGCGCCTGGCGAGACTTACGCCGAACAGATGTCGCCATTAAGTGTGGCAGTGTAAGAAAAGCGGAGATTCCACCTAAGAAACGGGCGAACGTGTTTAAACAAACTGAGCCACTTCTCGGATGTAGCCTGTCCAGCGTCCAGCGTGTTATATACAGGGAAGCGCAGTAAACGATCTCAAGCCTCAATCAGTGATTGTAACATTCATTCGGCATTTACATTCTCGATAATTGTATGTTACTTCTTCCATCGCACCTCAAAATTAGCGCAGGCACAATTTGTGCTAAGAGCTAACAATCAAATTCCCATAGATCCTTAAGGAGAAAACATGGAAGATTATCTCAAGCAAGCAATCGAGATCGTAAAAGCCCAAGCATCTGTACGCAACATGAACGAGGAAGAGATCACATCCATGATCAAAGCCTTGGCTGGCAACATTCGCGGAGTCGCTGACGGTGTCGCACCAATTGTCGAAACCGAACCAGCTGTCGACCCTAAAAACGCCATCAGAGAGAAAAGCGTCATTTGCTGCGAGTGTGGAAAGTCATTCAAAGTTTTGACGAAGCGGCACTTGGCGACACACGGCCTGACCCCTGAACAGTACAGGGAGAAATATGGCTACAAGAAAGGCACTTCACTCGTGGCAAAATCTCTGGCCCGGAGTCGCAGGAAGACCATGCAGGACATGAAGTTGTGGGAAAAGCGCAAGAAGGCACCCAAGGCCGAATAAGCTACACCATCAGGCCGGCCTCCCCTCTCCTAGGAAGCCGGCCTCTTGCTTATTCATTTAGCCAATCATACGCTGGCGGTCAGAACCTTCGCCGAACCCAAGCGCACGAGATAGTTACGTGCGGACGTTTTTCCCTTCCTGACGGAGCAGCGGTTTCACAGATCCTGAAAATCGACCGCTGGAACTGGCATAGGCCGGAACCGCGTTACAATGTGGCTCCGACAACCCTTGTTCCCTTGGTCATCAGGGCCGACGATGTTCTGTTGGAACTGAACGGCGCACGTTGGGGACTCATACCCCATTGGTGGAAGAAAGATGCGCCGCCCTCCCTGACCTTCAATGCTCTGTCCGAAGAGGCGGCTGAAAAGCCGACCTGGCGCCACAGCATGCGCAAGTTGCGCTGCCTGATGCCTGCGCGTGGATGGTACGAGTGGAATGAAAAGGAACAGGTCAGGAGCGACTCGGGCCGACTGGTAAAGCAACCCTACTTCATCTCCGCACCGAACGCGGAAGCTATCGCCTTCGCCGGACTTTGGTCCATCAGGGCCGGACAGGACGGCACAGAGGTGCTTTCATGCGCATTACTCTCCAAGGCGGCATCGCCTACCATCGTTCATATCCATAACCGCATGCCTGTCGTCCTTAAACCGGACCACTTCGATGCCTAGATGGACCCGAACACATCGGGGGAGGCCGTCCATGAGATCATCGCCGACTCTCAGAACGATTTCGTTAGCTATCCCGTGAGCACCAAGGTCAACAACACGCGAAACGACTTCCCGGAGCTGCTCATCCCGCTCAAAGCCTGACTGCTCTGTACATTGCAAACGGATGGGGACCTTCAGAACAGCAGCCGGGCCGCTTTGCGCAGAAATTTCTCGAACCACGACGTCGACAAACCTTTTTCTTCACGCCGCCATTGCCAGGGTGACGTTGGATCCTTGTCGGCCCACAGCCCTGCCCTGGTCGACCTCGCTTCGGCTTCGAGCCCGCCCCATTCGCCACACACCCAATCCTTGCAGTATTGCCTGTAAAGCCAGGCATGGCCGGATCGCAACTGCGCTGCATTGACGTCCTCTGCGTCCACAAAAACCCGCGCCACGGTGCGTCCATACCTGTCCGTATCCATGGCTTCGATCTGCACCGATTGCCCATACACCATCGACGACAGATTTTGCTTCGATGCCTTGCCGAACGGCTGACCGGACTCGGGTGCGTCTATGCCGTAAAGCCGGATTTTCACCTGGTCATGCCCGTCACGCAGGACAGTGATCGTGTCGCCGTCGGCGATTCCGACAACCTTCCCGGTCCAAGCCCACCCCGCGCCGGCCTGGAGCAGGGCAAGCTGAAGCACTAGAGCGGCCCAGACCGCGTTCTTACCCATCCAACTCTGACAACTCATTTCCAGATCCGGCGTCCTTGGTTGCGGTTATTTCACCAGCGACAATTCGGCCCAGCACGTTGTGTACCGGGGTGATTTCCCCACCTGCTTCGTATGCAACAGCGTTGTTAGTCATTCGGGACCAGTTGGATTATCAAAACACCTTGTTAGATCTCACAGCAAATAATCAGGCTCAGCAAAAATACGCTTTAATTTTGTGCCGAAATTTTTGCAGCGAGATCACCTCTTGCGTCAAGTGGGGAACATGACCTAGCATAATAATATTTACAACTCTGGGGGCAGGTCAATTCAGCTCCCCGTTTCCGTTCGCGGTCAGCCGCAAGGATAGCATGCTATGCCAGATTCAATGAAGGCTCTTCAATCTCCCTCTGTACGACTTAATGAGCACCGCGATGGCCTTGAACTGTCAGAAATCATAGACCTCGCGTCCCTGCAGTTGCTCATGGACCATTTCCATAGACTAACCAACATGGTTTTCGCCATCTTGGACCTAAAAGGTGCCGTCCTTGTTGCTGTAGGCTGGCAAGACATATGCACAAAATTTCACAGGGTCCACCCAGAGACCGCCTGCCGCTGTAAAGAAAGTGATATAATCCTGACGCGAAACATAGAGCCTGGGAAATACAAGCTCTACCGGTGCCAGAATGGCATGTGGGACGTTGCTACACCTCTTATCATCGGAGGGGAACATGTAGGCAACATTTTCATGGGCCAGTTTTTGTTTTCAGACGAAGAGCCAGACCGAGAGGTTTTTCGTAAGCAAGCAATAACATACGGATTCAATGTTGAAGAGTATCTTGCGGCCCTTGACCGTGTCCCTCGCTTGAGCAGGGAGACGTTAGATTCTGTTATGCAATTCTATTCTCGCCTTGCAATTATTCTTTCACAACTTAGCTATAGTAATATAATGCTTTCAAAAGCTATGTCCGAAAAGAATGAACTGCTTCTTCAGCTCGAAATGAGCAAAGACAAGGCGGAGCTCGCCAATCAGGCTAAATCGAAATTTCTGGCAAACATGAGCCACGAAATCCGCACTCCTCTCAATGGCGTGCTCGGAATGCTCCAGCTCATCAAGACAAGCGAGGATCTCAGCGAGGTGGGAATGTATGCCGAGATGGGCATTCGCGCCGGTCAAAGACTGACGAGCCTGCTGGGCGACATCCTCGACCTGTCGCGCATCGAAGCTGGCCGCATGCCCATAGCATACAAGCCGTTCACCTTGGCCGACATTTTCACTGCCTTAGCCGAAACTTTCTCACCCCTGCATTACAGCAAGAGCCTTTCATTGGTGATCAATACCTCCGCAGATGTCCCCACTGACGTTGTCGGGGATGAGATTCGGGTCCGGCAGATCCTGTTCAACCTCGTGGGCAATGCCATGAAGTTCACCGAAAAGGGTGAAGTGCGGGTCGAAGTCTCGACACTCCAGCCCCATCCATCTGGCATGGCACGACTGTTGTTCATTGTGAGCGACACTGGTCTCGGTATCCCTGACGACAAGGTCGACCAGATCTGCGCCCCGTTCACGCAGGTTTCTGATGACTACGCGCGATCACATCAAGGAGCTGGCCTTGGCCTTGCCATCGCACATAAGCTTATCAACGTCATGGAGGGAACCCTGGCTTTTGATAGCACAAAAGATGAGGGAACCTCTGTCTACTTGGTGCTGCCGTTCAGAGTTCCAGACCAGTCGGCCATCTCAAAGACGGCAACGCCCGGTCCCAGTTCGGAAAGAGTTGCCTCACTGCAATTGCTCTTGGCCGAGGACGATGAGATCTGCCGTGTGAGCGCAAAATCGCTCTTGGAGAAAATGGGCCACCAGGTCGTCACGGCCAACAACGGAGAGGAAGCCTTGGAGGCGTTGCGGATACGTTCCTTCGACTGTGTGCTTATGGACGTCCAGATGGATGTCCTTGATGGCGTAGAGGCCACACGGAAGATCAGAAACGACAATTCCGGTCTTCTAGACACGCAGATCCCCATCATCGCCATGACCGCTTATGCCATGACCGGGGACCGTGAAAGATTTCTTGAAGCGGGCATGAACGACTATATCGCCAAGCCAGTTTATGCTGAAGAACTCAAGAATGCGCTGGCGCGGGTAGTTGAAGCGCGGGGAAAGAGTCGAATGCAGTAGTTTTCAACCTATTCGTGGCAGCAAGTAATGCCTAGTTGCGCTAACAGTATTATATATATTCAATTTTTTTACGCAAAATATCTGCTTTTATATCCAGTAGAAAAGTCATGATTAAAATATGCCGTTCAGTTTACTAGGCAAATTGTAAGTGGACAGAAAACTACCCGGTCTTAAAATCGATTACAAATCCCCGCAGCGCAAACCACGAAAGACATGCGGGCGCTCATCCCGCAGCGATTCAACAAATCCCTTCTCCCAAGCCTTCCCATGCCAATGCCGTGCAAATAGTAAAGACTCCTGCTTCTATCACAGATCAGGGGTGGTCGTGAAAGAGCGGAGCCCTGACCGCTTACCCTAAAAGATTATGCCGAGTAGAAGACCAATTCTGCCCACATTATCTACTGACTGTTTGAGAAAAAACTTGCTCTAAAAAACCTGGCTACCATATACTCACCTTATGA
This DNA window, taken from Desulfomicrobium sp. ZS1, encodes the following:
- a CDS encoding thermonuclease family protein, with protein sequence MSCQSWMGKNAVWAALVLQLALLQAGAGWAWTGKVVGIADGDTITVLRDGHDQVKIRLYGIDAPESGQPFGKASKQNLSSMVYGQSVQIEAMDTDRYGRTVARVFVDAEDVNAAQLRSGHAWLYRQYCKDWVCGEWGGLEAEARSTRAGLWADKDPTSPWQWRREEKGLSTSWFEKFLRKAARLLF
- a CDS encoding PocR ligand-binding domain-containing protein is translated as MKALQSPSVRLNEHRDGLELSEIIDLASLQLLMDHFHRLTNMVFAILDLKGAVLVAVGWQDICTKFHRVHPETACRCKESDIILTRNIEPGKYKLYRCQNGMWDVATPLIIGGEHVGNIFMGQFLFSDEEPDREVFRKQAITYGFNVEEYLAALDRVPRLSRETLDSVMQFYSRLAIILSQLSYSNIMLSKAMSEKNELLLQLEMSKDKAELANQAKSKFLANMSHEIRTPLNGVLGMLQLIKTSEDLSEVGMYAEMGIRAGQRLTSLLGDILDLSRIEAGRMPIAYKPFTLADIFTALAETFSPLHYSKSLSLVINTSADVPTDVVGDEIRVRQILFNLVGNAMKFTEKGEVRVEVSTLQPHPSGMARLLFIVSDTGLGIPDDKVDQICAPFTQVSDDYARSHQGAGLGLAIAHKLINVMEGTLAFDSTKDEGTSVYLVLPFRVPDQSAISKTATPGPSSERVASLQLLLAEDDEICRVSAKSLLEKMGHQVVTANNGEEALEALRIRSFDCVLMDVQMDVLDGVEATRKIRNDNSGLLDTQIPIIAMTAYAMTGDRERFLEAGMNDYIAKPVYAEELKNALARVVEARGKSRMQ
- a CDS encoding SOS response-associated peptidase; translated protein: MGKAQEGTQGRISYTIRPASPLLGSRPLAYSFSQSYAGGQNLRRTQAHEIVTCGRFSLPDGAAVSQILKIDRWNWHRPEPRYNVAPTTLVPLVIRADDVLLELNGARWGLIPHWWKKDAPPSLTFNALSEEAAEKPTWRHSMRKLRCLMPARGWYEWNEKEQVRSDSGRLVKQPYFISAPNAEAIAFAGLWSIRAGQDGTEVLSCALLSKAASPTIVHIHNRMPVVLKPDHFDA
- a CDS encoding DUF4113 domain-containing protein, yielding MHTKQVGKSPRYTTCWAELSLVK
- a CDS encoding MucR family transcriptional regulator; the protein is MEDYLKQAIEIVKAQASVRNMNEEEITSMIKALAGNIRGVADGVAPIVETEPAVDPKNAIREKSVICCECGKSFKVLTKRHLATHGLTPEQYREKYGYKKGTSLVAKSLARSRRKTMQDMKLWEKRKKAPKAE